The sequence below is a genomic window from Melospiza georgiana isolate bMelGeo1 chromosome 6, bMelGeo1.pri, whole genome shotgun sequence.
tgtttttaaaatgttaaaagtttaagggtaataaaatggttataaaatagtaatataattagagtaataatattGTGGACAATTAGGATTTAGCAAAATATGGGACAATAAATataaagagttacagacagtccagGTGCATCTTTCTGGtgaaaataagcctgaaaaaggacacccattaacagaggattaacccttaaaagtaacagcctgttgcatattcatacatctcatacatgatgcacagCTTCCATTTAAACAAAGGATTCTCTCTGGTAagtgtcagcttcttcttcttaaTTCTGATGGCATCTTCAGAACTGtgtgaggcaggaagaagttagtttcttctgataagggagcaataaattctttttatctgaaaaatttaggtgtcctgtggttGCTATCTCAGTATGAGTAACTCATTCCTCTCTTTTAATAAATGCATCTTAACATCCTTACATTTGaaacttctctttttctgttcttggaGTGTTTTTTTCCACCAGTCCTCATCTCAACACATGAGCcctttgttaatttttgtttccctctcctctgcccagctgagagcaggagaaagTGAGTGAACGGCTTTCATGGGTGCCTGGTGTTTGGCCAGTGCCAAACCATGACAGGCTTGCAGCAGGTTAGCAGCATCAGAGCCCACATTTTTTTACTGACAGTACCCTTGATGGTGCAATAAAAGTTATTGGAGATCAGATGTTGGGGTGCTGGGGTGCCCCTTGCAGCCTTTCACCAGagctcatcctcctcctcctcagccttggGAATACTTGTGGTTGTTTTTTCCTCATCTCACCCTTTgcaagcagggacaccttccactagactgGGCTGCTTCAaaccccacccagcctggcctggaacacctCCATGGATGGGGAggccacagcatctctgggaacctgtgccagggcctctccaacctgacagggaggaatttcttcccaatattccCCCTAACCCTGTTCTcgggcagtgggaagccattcccccttgtcctgtcacttcagGCCTTTGTCCAACGCGCCTCTCCAGTTCTTGGAGCCtctttaggccctggaagggtctctaaggtctccctgcagccttcccttctccaggctgaacagccccagctcagagaCCTCAGAGAAGCCACAGGGAGGGGGTTGATGCCCCGTGGAGACAACGGTGACAAACACAGGTGTCACCCTGCTCCTGGAAGGGGGTGGCTCTGCTGAGGAGCACGGACTGCTCCTCCCCTTGGAGTTGCACCATCCCAGCCGGCTGAGGGAGAGGCcaaagccagggcaggaggagaatTTCTGAAGGCACAAAACCACCAGCAATGAAATCAGTAAAAACCAGGTTTATATTAGGCACCAGCACACCAaagtgctgtccctgtctgtgtgtttgAGCGTGAGTGCAAGGGCAGGAGACAAAAGGACAGTAAGGATAaggatttaaaggaaaatggCCTAAAAGCTTTACAGCACTCCAACTTAACAGTACTTCAGTTACACCTTAAACTCAGCAATTCAGCAGAGGATTATCACTTAGCAGAATTTAACTTTATTTACGCCTGATAGTTCCTTCCAGGCCTGCCCCAGTGAGATGTCTCAGGTACTAACACAGctgagagagcagcatttctgccacatttgcCCCAGCAGATGCAGACGTGTGTGCacacagccagccagccaggcaGAGTGAGTGCAAGGTGCCTGTGAGCAATTGCCCTGGCAGGCAGTGAAATGCTCCCTGCGGATGCCTTTgcatctcctccctgggccaagGGCTGGGCCTGCAGCCCTGGCGGGATGGGCCCAGGAGCCGTCGGCGTTCGGggatcagcccagggcagcagccggGAGAgatcccagctgggagaggccccagtgccagggagcttctgctcagcactgctgggcccagcagagctccaagGCTCTCCTTTGGGGCCGCTGCTCACAGGGCCCCAAGGCATGGGCGGCACTCACAGCAATGGCTCAGCCTGGCCACACTTGGGGCCGGCAGCTTCCTGGgacagtggcagagcagggatgctgtggcATCCAGGGCAGTACCATAATTTCCAAGGATGTTGATGAAAGATCAGGAGGTGGTTGGACAGCAGCAGTTGCTGAGAGCAGAGGGTGTTTCTGATCAGCGccacaggagctgagcccaggggctgctcctcaagGCTGAGGCCTCCCAAGCACGGatcagagcccagagcagcctggaaaggggctggggatgcagcagcacagggagggtgaTCCTGTGAGTATTTGTTGATCAGGAGACTCAAGGAATCTCTCAGCCACTGTCCTGGGGTCcttcagcagtgcagcaggaggAATGGACAGACTCAGAGCACTGTTCCCATGGCAGGATTATGGCTGTGGGCAGTGTTTTCTTCTGGCTCCTCAAAGACCCTCTGGAGGGATAGCCGGAGTgaccccacagtgcagggcgTCCAACACCTCCCCACAAGGATGTAGATGAAGGGTTTGATggtgctgtggatgcaggcgagcaggaaaaataaatgggagGGCACAATGGTATAGGTGAGATACTGCAAGAAATTGCAGAGACTGAGGGGCAGGGTGAAGAGCAGAATGAGGCAGATAACAATGTCCAGCTTCTtgggttgctgctgctgggacccaGGCTTGAAATGAGTGAAGAGGATTGTGCGGGAAATGAGCAggaagggagcacagaggaggaggTTGAAGGTGCGTATGGAGCTGAGGGACATCCAGCAGGCCTCAGATTGGTGGAACATGCACAGAGAAAGCATCATGGCAAAGACAATGACGAGAGTGAGGAAGAAGGCCCTGAGCAGGAAAAGCATGACCTTCAAGAGGTGCTGGGAAcggtggcagcagagccagagtGGGCAGTGGATGGACCTGCCCCTCTTGATGCTGATGAATGTCAGCGTGTACAGCCACAAGCTGTGTGACAACAGTGACGTCCAGATATGAAACCTTATGTGTGATAAGGGCATGATGATAGAACAGGACACCTCCTccagcaggaagagcagaaTGGACGGCAACAtaatgaggaggaagaagaagtcCAGAAGAGACAGCATGAGGACGTAAAGGATGGTGCTGTTCCTGGATGAAGTGCAGGAGCCAAggagccagagcacagccccgttcccagccagcccacagaGGCTGATGGGCAGTGTCACACTGTGTAGGGCCACACTAGTGACATCTGTCTCACACAGATCATCTCCTTCAGTGGGTGAAGCAGGAGGTGGGGACACGGTGGTCACCTCCATGGATGGAcactgggcaggcagtgggatgtggccCTGGCTGTGGTCAGAGTAGATGGGCAGTCAGTGCTTGGAGAATCCATGGATGGACCAtgtggctcctcagcagctccctgcagtgggaaagATTCAGTGGGGAGGAGTGAGATGTGCAGGGGATTAAGACAGAAGAACTTGTggggtgggagagggagggtTTGGTTTTTCAGCAGTGGATGCAGAAGCAAAGCACAGGCCAGAGAAGGGAAAACCTCAGGAGGTCACTGCAGTCACCAGGAGAGGAAgtcaggaacagagcagctgctgcaggagaggaaggtggggtagggaggaaggcaaacattccactgacctgttccctgtggggcagcagcaggcaaagggctctgtgcagatcaGCGGCGCTTCCTGGTCCCTCTTGCTCCTTTGGGATCCATGTCCTAAAGCGGCTCCTGCCAGGTCAGGGACATGAAGGAGAAAGTGCCCAGGTCATCAGGAGCTCCCCATTCCTAtcctgctggctcctctctgtgcGCTTTCCTGGTGTTGTTTCCCTACCCTTGGTGGAGTCAGGAAGGAGTAGGAAATTACATCTTTGGATACTTCCTCGGAGTTGTTTGTCTTGACTGTTTTTCTGCCATAGAGGATGAAGCTTGACATGCAGATTTCTTTACATGGCTGGTTTCCTCCTGATTAGAAAGTCTTTTCCAAATGGGACATTCTCCAAATGCTTCCCCTCTCTCTGCAGGTTTCTACCATTCCTCATTTATCTCCCCTGAGAGGTCATtgtccctccagcagcagagagctgctggtggggctggtggcactggaatgctgctggcagtgctggaagtGCTCACAGCATCTGAGTGCTCAGAAACAACTCCCCTTCTAGGAAGAGGTCTGGGATCATTGCCAAAATTTTCCCTGGCCCCAAGAAAGAAAACTGAGCTGAGATTTCCCATTTTTGTCATTGCAATGCAGGCTCATTGCAATGACAATGCAGCCCAAGGGAAGTACAGCACTCAGTTGCTTGCAGCAGGTTATCAGCACTTACAGCCCACCCTGATCACTGCCAATCCCCATGATCATGCAATGAAAGCTATCAGGGACCAGGGTGCTGTGATCCTCTTTCCAGCCCATTTTTAGGGTCcagccttctcctcctcagATTTGGGAGACCTTGGGTTTGTTTTACCTGACCCCATCCCTcagggcaacctgtgccagggcctcagcaccctcacagggaaggatttcttcccaatatccaatctgaCCCCACCCTCTGTCAGTGGGAAGCcgttcccccttgtcctgtcactccatgcccttgtccaaagtccctctccacctctcctggagccccatCTGCTTCTGGATCATGAAATGTTTGCCCTTGGAAGGACTGGGCTGGTGAGGGGGTGTGAGATTCCATAGCTGGGAACACAAACACGGGTTCAGCAGGGAAGAGAGGTGACAGTTCTGgtcccagggccagcagtttGCAGGAGGAGCATCCCAGATCCCTGAGGCACATGTCAGCCTGGGTAGCAATCATCTCACCTCAGCTTTCTAGGAATTCCTTGAATTCACTGTAGTCTGCTGTCTGACTGCCAGAGGAGTGTAGATGATGACTCACAGGAAGCCTACATCTTTCTAAGGATTAATGCCAAGTGAACAGCATGGATTTCCCACGTCTCCGAAGAAATGACATCCTAAATCGTCCCTCTATTGTGTGTTTTGCTCCAGCTCGCACACAGAATTGATTATTGCATGAATCCTCTTGGAAACTGAATGGTGAGTGCTACTGAAAGTGTGGTATGCAAGGGCGAAAACTAGATTTGAATCAGAAATCAATGCTTCACAGGACATTTGTAGTGCAGGGTCCTGAGGATCCATCCCAGAAATAAGAATGGGCAAGTTCATGCACTTCAAAAGACAAGATTTCTGGATTGAGGTTGCCATAAAATAGAATAGAAGCTGAGCTGGAGCCCAAGTGCTTTGGGCACAGGTGTGGTTGCTGAGGCTCTCTCCCATTGCTCATTTCCCGGGCAGagtgaagagcagctgaggagcagagccctgagcccgtGGCAGGCTCTGAGGCAGTTGCCTGTGTGTGAGAGCCCTGGAGAACACGAGGCAGCAcggagagcaggggctgtggcaggagctgggacagagcccGCGCCGGACGCTGCTCGGGCTCAGCCCGCGGGCTGCGCTCCCCTTTCCCAAGGGACCATTCCAGGGAACCTCCTGCAGATCCcggcccagggacagcagctggagcctggcagctgagggcagTGCACTGCGGGCAAGTTCTCCAGGCTGCCAGAGGAAACCAGCTCAGACTCTTCTCTTCCACCTTCATCAGGGCCCCCTCATTGGGTGGAACCTGGTTATTGATTTTGGGGGCAGAACTGAGGTCTGTAGGGAATTAAAAGCTATAAATAGTGTGAGAAAAGGGATGGAATATTGAAATTGGTGTCCTGCTGAAGGAATCCAGCAGTTCAGTGATATCAACTGACACCTGAGAGTCCAGCTCAGATCCATCCCAAAGCCATTTGCTCTCTGATATCTCCATGGGCAATCCTCTCCTTCTCCAATtgttttcctgctccagctctgtccTGTCTGCAGGCAGGAAGGAGGTATTTCCCTGGCTTTTGTGCCAGGCACACAGGACCAGGCTCCCACATCCTCCTTGCCATCTGTCCTGTCCCTcacccctccctgtgctgctccacatGGAAGCTGTGGGTGGGAAAAGATGGGAAGAGCCACGTTTGGGGGACAGCAGCGTTGCTCTGGTGTGTCTGTTTGTCACCCCTGCAGCTGTGTgagggcaggagaagcagcagaggtgtCCCCATGAGCACTTTGTCCCCTGGCACGgagggagccagccctgcctgctggagccagcccgGTGGGAAGGCATCCCAGGGGAGCTGGAATGAGGAGAGCCACGACAACTGGAGCCAGTGTGACAGCAGGCAGTGGAGCAAAGTGCCTgtcccgctgctgctgctgctgtgcctgtgtgggatggtgggaatggggctgtgctctggctccTTGGCCAACAGCAGTCCCCTCCCTCTGATTTagttcctggctgggagctgtgaaAGGAATTCACCCCCTCTGGTAGTGCTGCCTTCCAGAGGGCTTTTGAGACTTtagtgctgtgccagggcataTGGACAACACAGTGGAATCATCATCAAGTGGAATAATCATGAAAGATACTCAGCATAAAATAGAACCATAAAATATCCAGAGTTGGAAGGGAGCCACAAGGTTCATGGAGTTgagctcctggtcctgcacaggacatcccaacaatcccagcctgggcctgagagcattgtccaaatgctccttgaactctgtccagctgctgctgtgtgcagcaggggAACTCCTGCCTGGGGTGGATGCTTGATGACATGAGGAATcctcatggaatggtttgggttggaaggaagtTTAGAAATTATCTCATTCCAAGCCTTCAGTTGTGGGTAGGGGTACCCAGGATACCTCTTGCTTTGGTATTTCTGCTTTGAGTATTTGCTATTCAACATGTCTGAGCTTTGTCTGTCTCAGAAATGAGCTTCCCTACCCTGTGGAATATTAAAATTGTGTGGCCAAGGCTGAGAGCTCTTCCCATTGgtttttcttggtttgtttgcttCAAACCAACAAGTAGATGGATAAAAAGTCTCAGCACAGCAGAGTAGAACAATTCCTGGTTGAATCCTATCCCTCcgcagcagctcctgagagaTGGGAATACAATGTGTAGGCTTCACTCTGCGCGCTGTTGCACAGTGGTTAGAGGGGTTTGTGATGGCCTCTGGGAGGCTTTCTCCAGTAGGCATTCAAAATTTGGGCCTGTGGGCTATCTTGTTATGTGGAGAAGGTTGGTCTTTAACAATTCTTCGCACCAAAATTATTCTAGGATTCCGTGGAAAAGGAAGCTCATGTAGAGAATAGTCTGGATGACACAGGAGACAAGAAAGGTGCTGGGAAGTAGAAAAAGTACATTGGAGGATCATGatcctcctgctcttcccttgGGAGAAACCCCCGGGCTGAGTTGTTTTTCCTAGGACAAGAGGTTGTACCTTGGAAAGTTTCTGCTTTCCAATGgacagggaaacaagagtcaggGAGAGAAAAACCCTCTCAGATGTCAGTCTCCCTCTTCTGTTCATTATTAACAACTCTGTTAATAAATGCTCCTTAGCTGTTTACCCTCACGTGTGTCTCCAAAGCCTGACTCACCACCCACAGCTTTCACTCTCGTTTCCCTTTCCAGAAGCAGTAGCACATTGGTTTCCCCTGGATTTAAGGCCAGTGGGAAAAGGAGGGACAACTTCCCCCTGAGCAAGAGatgtggctgctgcccaggtcTCTCCCAGGAGGAATCAGGAGCTCTTGGTGCTGCCAACATCATCCCAAGCACTGCAGGCACGTGCCTTAGGAAGGGCTCTGGTATGAgggacctgccctgctcccagaccAGCCAGAGGCTTTAGAATGggataaaagaaggaaatgagccATTTTGGACACTGTTTAACAGAGACAGGCTCTGCAGTGAAGCCTGGATGTTTATGCAATGAATTCTTGGGCCAGAACTAGAACtgtgaaaacaaacagaaactgTATAAGCAAACTTAGTTTAGTGACTAAGCAGCGAGAGAACACATGCAATCAATCAATATGATTGGTAAAGCAAGCTTCCGTTTATTTGGAGTACAGCGGCACTTTTATATGTTTTCAGTAATTATTCATACTCGTCGTTAGTTCATTGGTATAAAGCAAAAGGTTATGTTTACATACTCCTCTTACTTGGTGGTTTCTAACACAGAGTTCTTCCTCATTCTTGTCTCTTTTACTTCTCTATTTTTGAATTGCAAAacctcttttcttcttccttcttgcTGCTGTCCTTGCCCTCTTGACCTTGTCAGCATGATGCAGCATACTTTGCAAACTCCTTACCATGATTTAAGGTCTAGTTATGTCAAGTGAAGCCTACTTATGCTAAGCTAACAGGGGGTTTGCTTGTACAAGATTTCCAGGGACCCATGGCTCTGTTCATCCAGCCATTCTTCAACAGTTTAGGGGTAGTTTCTGAATGACAAAGATCAGgagaggctgggctgtggctggagctgctgtgcagagtggctgtgcagctcctcctgagggTGGCCAGGTTCAGGATGGAGGTGCTCAAGGGCTTCCCTGGACACTGATGCTGGGGAACCAGAGGATGGATGGCCCCATTCTGCAGAAGAGCAGCATAACCCCCTAATTTCTGTGCAATTCAATGGTCCAAGCATCTGGTGATGGGAATTTCCATATTCCATGTACTTTCTGGATACAGGCACAAAGGATCAATTGAGTTCACTATCACTGCACTTTATTCAGAAGGATTTAATTCTGGAATTGAAGAATGTGAGACATTCCCACTGAAAGGATAAGGGAATGttgctgtccctccccagctctgcagccctacctggtgtcccttcccatcagctgggaatgcagagctggctctgctggacagaaGGGGAAGGATGCTCCCTGTGATCCCAAGCCCTCTcctgccatccagaggcaccagccctgcagggatttgggaaatCACTGCCACTCCATGAtgggtgtgtccccagggatgaAGGTGTCCCATTCTTTGCAGGCAAGAGCTCCCTGGAAACACCATGAGAACTCATCTGCTGAGGCAAAGGAGATGGAGTTCATTCCCTGGGGCCGAGGCCATGAGGGTCATTGCAtggggaatggagctggggaacagcactgagcccagctgcactgcttGGAGCCATGTGgatgcaggagggaggaggaaagccaTGCTCCaatgtgctccctgcagagcatcccaTAAAAATCACCCAAGGCAATGCCCATGCTCCCTTCTCCTTCAGGAATACAGCACCATGGGGAGGGTGATCCTGTGGATATTTATTAATGAGGAGGCTCAAGGAAACCTTCAGCCACTCTCCTGGGGTTCTTCAGCAGAGCAGTGGAAAGGATCAGTCGCCTCAGatccccatgtccctgctggCATCATCTGTCTGTGttccttcttctttctgcttctcaAAGACCCTCTGGAGGGAGTCTCTGAAGGCCCCCACTGTACAGTGCCTCCAGCAGCTCACTATGGAGCAGGACCTCCAGGAACTCCGCATGGAGTTTTCTGTCTTCCAACTCCCCACCAAGAAGTAGATGAAGGTTTTGAtgctgctgtggatgcaggtgagcaggaaaaaaatctgtgatgGCACGAATGtaactgagctgctgcaggaaatggcAGAAGCTGAGGAGGAGAATTAACAGTGCAGTGATGTGGATAACGATGTCGCGCCTCTTTTGATATACATTCCAAGGCCAAAAGTCATcagccagagcagcacccaGTAGCAGGAGAACAAAGAGAGCCGGAAAAGGAAACGCAGGTACAGCACGGGCAGGATAAGAGAGCAGGACATGTCCTTCACCAGGAGGATGAGGGCAGAGGGGACTGTGAGGAGAATGAAGAGGAAGTCAGTGACAGCCATGCCACAGATGCAAAAGTTATCACCCTTCAGGCTGAGGAGGCCGATgacagccccattcccagccagcccacagaGGCAGATGAGCAGGGTCACACTGTGTATGGCCACATCAGTGATCTGTCTCACACAGATCATCTCCTTCAGTGGGTGAGGCAGGAGATGGGGACACGGTGGTCACCTCCCTGGATGGACGctgagcaggcagtgggatgtggccCCTGGCTGTGGTCAGAGTGGATGGGCAGTCAGTGCTTGGAGAATGCAGGGATGGACCATGTGGctcctgagcagctccctgcagtgggaaggattcagtggggaggagtgagatgtgcaggggaggagggcagTGGGAATGGTGGGGTCGGAGAGGGAAGCAGTAAGGTTGGGCTGTTCAGCAGGGGATGTGGAAGTaaagcacagggcagaggaggggggagctggggagggcccTGCAGTCACTGGGAGAGGGTgtcaggaacagagcagctgctgcaggagaggaaggtggggtagggaggaaggcaaacattccactgacctgttccctgtggggcagcagcaggcaaagggctctgtgcagatcaGCGGCGCTTCCTGGTCCCTCTTGCTGCTTTGGGATCCATGTCCTAAAGCGGCTGCTGCCAGGTCAGGGACATGAAGGAGAAAGTGGCCAGGTCACCAGGagctccccattcccatccctctgGCTCCTCTCTGTGTGTTCTGTCCTGATAttgctccccagggctcagtggaGTCTCAGAGGAGTTGCAAGTTGCAGCTTTGGTTATGTCAGAGCCTCATCTCCTCTGAGATATCtatctttggtttttttttgctacagAGGAAGTGACTTTTGTCAAAATCtccaaatgaaatattttgcaaatgCCTCCCTATTTTCTCCTGATGAGAAACATTCCTGTCCTGCAGACTGTCCCTTTCTCCTACTGCCTTTTCTCTCCTGAGAGACTTGTACCATTCCTtctgttttgcggagaaaagaagaaacttcacaactttataaaagttgtaaagttcggtATGCAAGTCTCCCTACAAGGCATGCatacctctgaagacctcaggtcttcttttatctccctttcaaatgcatatgcatacagtttcacaataagttcatacatattcattctgtgtgacatttagcaccagttcttctttatcaaaggtATTTCTAAGTCGGGGTTcaatcgaccttgtggtcttttctgtttttctttctctgtctctttgctgtctTGGCATGcaagtttttccttcagctttggccttacagacttttcactttttttagACACTTCacttaattcagaatggatctttactctgtctcattcccccctttcctaggaaataagtaaattcttttacttaattaAAACCCTCACGACAATAAGTGTCTTTTAACGCTTCACTATGTACGTTTGACAAAGAGGTTAGTACAGCTGTTTGTTGTAGCATtctccagttccaaattaacaatataatagataagcttatcccaactaatattagtaaaactacaatggggtggcacaacttattaaagattctattcgcagttggtgaccacccaaagatcacatcccaccagtgatgatccatattttgctttattctttgtagaactctggttatctcctttgtatcatgttggacagtaattaaggtttcCTTTCCGCTTCCTTGGATTTCTTTCAAGCCTTCTAataggtcttggtgcttaattaattgttttaccaaTATAAGGTTCATCCCACTAGgggtaggtggtagtctgtgatacattgtgtaattggcttaaatcagctggtgggatgttaCTGGTACTAAATACGAAAAATCACACCCAATAATCTTAACACAATCACAAATacagagattagaatggtttctactagacagaataacatcattgctattaatttgtacagcagcacaggcagttctcaagcatacacccttttccagtatatacagttttctggtcagtgactggatgaatttcaaagtgacaaatactctgttcagtgtctaaACACACATCTTGaacattaatagtattgctttcacaaatgaatctcatctgttctctagtaatgcaggattctaagtttactgtctgccacttttcattcatctttcatgcccacactctatgttctgaaggatagagtattgttttttcatggtttaaacTTAGAGCAACAATGGGATGGATAACATgaacagtggcattatgtatggtaagcacaaaggcagttgccacattataaacaggatcataggtgaaattcaccatagtccacCAAGACTGAAacttccttttaaaatcaattGCCTTATCtcacacaatttcttgaatttcagctggaaaattactttcACCCTTTTCCCGTATGATCAGAGCTCTTGTTGCTTGCATCCATAAgtgtgcttgtatacaactgaaagctaaagacacattatctcgaactatactaagtgcttctactatcaacttgtggtcttggtcctcggccttttcatacttctttactttggcagtacttttgaaatctgtcactggctagtttCTAATGCAAATGgagattactataaaggctgcttcaattttgttaggctagctgctgcagtggccagtttattcaccagtatttctgaatcaattccatttaaaactcttAATCTTGTCTTCAATATGCtagttagatgtttgttatggggaacaggaactgctttctgtccatgaccatccctccctgccagagggaggtgctgggctcacactgaaaattcagacacacttcacaagtgtatctgacagaggtttaggtcatatttgaggcagatgtttgttctgaaatgtagagacctcagggaatctctttctccttccaaagcacctgatttcctagatgtgtggcaagcaggaatgtctctctTGGTCTACAAAACTTCACCCACCTTGCCCCTAGCTTCAGGTCTaagcctcaagtaaataatgaaggggaagtctgagagaagagcctaaattcattgcagtgcctcagaagaaactgggatcaggtttctgctacttgaaacactcagcacaaaagtgatgctcaaaatcctacagcctgctgctgagctctgagggggggATCTCTCTCTCTActtcttttaagcagaatctaactgcctcagactgggacaatcactgatccagatctcagtaggaaaagggatagctataaataaagaaaaccacCTCCCTTGCTTGGGTTAGTTCACCACTtgcagttcagcaccctttaccaGTCATTGCCTGAGTGTTCAGCCAACTAGCTTGGAAAATGACCTAAGGAAACTGATTTCTTGGTGTTCCTGGTTTTaggcaccaggagagctggctccttcctttcttgtaggaaggaggagcaggctggttggatttttgagatgttaatttgcattattcTTTACTACGTTAGGTtcaagtttggagtttgggtagagtctgaactagtatggggtgtataaggccctgctgtggtaaaaagtgcagtgtccactttgaattcaaatgaaagtctgatagtaattcgagctcaaaggcaggtcacttctacaggctgcatcaaggtgaaattacaccaacagtctgattcacttaggttatcacagacttcctggtgttcatatacaccaggggaggttcagacactgGTTTCTCATAAGCTACCCTATTGATGATCTGGcaccctactttgatttcttctcctctgattctttga
It includes:
- the LOC131084515 gene encoding mas-related G-protein coupled receptor member A8-like; its protein translation is MEVTTVSPPPASPTEGDDLCETDVTSVALHSVTLPISLCGLAGNGAVLWLLGSCTSSRNSTILYVLMLSLLDFFFLLIMLPSILLFLLEEVSCSIIMPLSHIRFHIWTSLLSHSLWLYTLTFISIKRGRSIHCPLWLCCHRSQHLLKVMLFLLRAFFLTLVIVFAMMLSLCMFHQSEACWMSLSSIRTFNLLLCAPFLLISRTILFTHFKPGSQQQQPKKLDIVICLILLFTLPLSLCNFLQYLTYTIVPSHLFFLLACIHSTIKPFIYILVGRCWTPCTVGSLRLSLQRVFEEPEENTAHSHNPAMGTVL